Proteins encoded together in one Flavobacteriales bacterium window:
- a CDS encoding tetratricopeptide repeat protein: MRTIALAFCLFPGIAPAMDRTTADTLVGRATVAYTLGDHAGALALFDSVYQHWRSAGLAYAIGNCHFKLDHVPEALVYYERALLLEPGAEDVKANLELARQRTMDRVNELPAFRLGGTWERYLGGRDVDQWARRALWGWSLAFVIAALALLLRGGLRTAGLALAAASAVFSLMAVGLAARRLRAVEHPAAAIVMQPRVDVRSEPRDGSTTLFMLHSGTKVSLGTERSGWVEVTLANGNVGWMPAASLQAI; encoded by the coding sequence ATGCGCACCATCGCCCTCGCCTTCTGCCTGTTTCCCGGTATCGCTCCGGCCATGGACCGCACCACGGCCGACACCCTCGTGGGCCGCGCCACGGTGGCCTACACGCTCGGTGACCACGCCGGTGCGCTCGCCCTGTTCGACTCCGTGTACCAGCACTGGCGCAGCGCAGGCCTGGCCTATGCCATCGGCAACTGCCACTTCAAATTGGACCATGTGCCCGAGGCCCTCGTGTACTATGAGCGGGCCCTGTTGCTCGAGCCCGGAGCGGAGGACGTGAAGGCGAACCTGGAACTGGCCCGGCAGCGGACCATGGACCGCGTGAACGAGCTGCCGGCCTTCCGGCTGGGCGGCACGTGGGAGCGCTATCTCGGTGGTCGTGATGTGGACCAGTGGGCCCGACGCGCGCTCTGGGGCTGGAGCCTGGCCTTCGTGATCGCCGCGCTCGCCCTCCTCCTGCGTGGGGGGCTCAGGACAGCTGGACTTGCCCTCGCCGCCGCGAGCGCGGTCTTCTCGTTGATGGCCGTGGGCCTCGCCGCGCGCAGGCTTCGCGCCGTGGAGCACCCGGCGGCGGCCATCGTGATGCAGCCGCGGGTGGATGTGCGCAGCGAACCGCGTGACGGGTCCACCACACTGTTCATGCTGCATTCGGGCACCAAGGTGAGCCTCGGAACCGAGCGTTCCGGATGGGTGGAGGTGACGCTCGCCAACGGCAACGTGGGCTGGATGCCCGCCGCTTCGCTGCAAGCCATCTGA
- a CDS encoding acetyl-CoA C-acyltransferase, which yields MAREVVIVSAVRTPIGSFGGALADVPATQLGATAVKAAVEKAGIKPEDVNEVIMGSVLQANLGQAPARQAARFAGLPNEVACTTVNKVCASGMKAIMMAAQDILLGDAEIVVAGGMESMSQTPYYVEKGRYGHRYGHGQLVDGIVKDGLTDVYHQTAMGVSAELCAKEHGISREEQDAFAIESYTRSAAAWAAGKFKEEVVPVTVKGRKGDLVVSEDEEYKNVSFDKIPGLKPVFQKDGTVTAANASTINDGAAALVLMSADKAKALGLKPLARILSYADAEQAPEWFTTTPAKALPRAVEKAGLKMSDLQFVELNEAFSVVGIANTKLMGLDPAKVNVNGGAVSLGHPLGCSGARIIVTLVNVLRQNGAKYGGAGICNGGGGASAMVIEAL from the coding sequence ATGGCCCGCGAAGTCGTCATCGTTTCCGCAGTACGCACCCCCATCGGCAGCTTCGGCGGCGCCTTGGCCGATGTGCCCGCCACCCAGCTGGGCGCCACCGCCGTGAAGGCCGCGGTGGAAAAGGCCGGCATCAAGCCCGAGGACGTGAACGAGGTGATCATGGGCAGCGTGCTCCAGGCCAACCTCGGCCAGGCCCCCGCCCGCCAGGCCGCCCGCTTCGCCGGATTGCCCAACGAGGTGGCCTGCACCACCGTGAACAAGGTGTGCGCCAGTGGCATGAAGGCCATCATGATGGCCGCCCAGGACATCCTGCTCGGCGACGCCGAGATCGTGGTGGCCGGTGGCATGGAAAGCATGAGCCAGACCCCCTACTATGTGGAGAAGGGCCGCTACGGCCACCGCTACGGCCACGGCCAGTTGGTCGATGGCATCGTGAAGGACGGCCTCACCGACGTGTACCACCAGACCGCCATGGGTGTGAGCGCCGAGCTCTGCGCCAAGGAGCACGGCATCAGCCGCGAGGAGCAGGACGCCTTCGCCATCGAGAGCTACACGCGCAGCGCCGCCGCCTGGGCCGCCGGCAAGTTCAAGGAGGAGGTGGTGCCTGTGACCGTGAAGGGCCGCAAGGGCGACTTGGTGGTGAGCGAGGACGAGGAGTACAAGAACGTGAGCTTCGACAAGATCCCTGGCCTGAAGCCCGTGTTCCAGAAGGACGGCACAGTGACCGCCGCGAACGCCAGCACCATCAACGACGGTGCGGCCGCACTCGTGCTCATGAGCGCGGACAAGGCCAAGGCCCTCGGCCTGAAGCCGCTGGCCCGGATCCTGAGCTACGCCGATGCCGAGCAGGCCCCCGAGTGGTTCACCACCACCCCCGCCAAGGCCCTGCCCCGCGCCGTGGAGAAGGCCGGCCTGAAGATGAGCGACCTCCAGTTCGTGGAACTGAACGAGGCCTTCAGCGTGGTGGGCATCGCCAACACCAAGCTCATGGGCCTGGACCCCGCCAAGGTGAACGTGAACGGCGGCGCGGTGAGCTTGGGCCACCCCCTGGGCTGCAGCGGCGCTCGGATCATCGTGACGCTCGTGAACGTGCTGCGCCAGAACGGAGCGAAGTATGGCGGCGCCGGCATCTGCAACGGTGGCGGTGGCGCGAGCGCGATGGTGATCGAAGCGCTCTGA
- a CDS encoding right-handed parallel beta-helix repeat-containing protein produces the protein MRTTLTSIATAIAIVLSAEAWAVTYYVSPTGNDASAGTSTTSAWRTIDRVNQLGTALNAGDQVLFQRGGVYRGKLTISDSGVSGNPMVVGAYGTGADPVIAGSVAVTGWTVYSGNIWQATVSQDVKYVYFNGTLQNLARYPNTGWLRTDNAASTSTVDAALTQGSGYFTGATMVLRTTNWSYDTARVTAHTGTTLTHTSTGNTMGAQQWGYFLRNKLSLLDAAGEWFYDKATDKLYMWCPSNANPNSNLVEAAVLDNGIYMGWQRNNWRIQNIQFKHHTDASLRMSGTYNVEVANCSFSDTYQTIRSTGSQQNFHHLTITRTYGTAVLLLDDNSTFTNCSIADVALQPGLGESNWGYFGIRSTGSGMVFSDNIVTNVGYIGMVIEQNALIERNVVTQPLAILNDGGGIAIDNADGLIMRNNLVMNMVGNTESVAPEHTSFFPICHGIYFGNISIKNTLIEKNTVANCASSGIHVDHTMVSTGNQIKDNVLYNNGVQLSISDYSNYNGPGATAPYHVPAFNTVYSGNTMYCLTKDQLCMSQLHVYNANSWVDYGAFSNNYYYNPFNELSVELFNTSGGVRKFFTLERWQTERAEDATSMRSPLRQNAWSTTAELTGNLVVNGTFTSNVTGWGGWPTNATATHDITRLDNGCLKAYIPNNSVYWEYSIQNPDQFAMTNGQWYRMRFSLQSTAHGEVYAGVKGMSQMTSANQIYGRGFPFSPERREVEFYFQSNLTDQALVRFLNHYTEPLYYMDNVQLHRVNVAAVDPTVEHKLLVNEQATAQTFTLSGTWKDVTGTVQASTVTLQPYTSKVVYRTSTTGGTTGTVGAKVFLDGPMNYTAGTMATTLRTQGVLPQAEPYTALGITVANPGATAASSVWNATGSTAVVDWVVLELRNADASYSVAERRAALLRADGNVVDASGGTQVTFSTTTVGKRLVIRHRNHLSAMVNSTISSNGQVMDFTLTSVGLYGTNAMRVNGSVRALWAGDVSRNGTVSYTGSSNDRDPVLVAVGSTVPTATVSGYRIEDVNLDGIVKYVGSGNDRDHILTTVGGTVPTAVRVAQLP, from the coding sequence ATGCGCACCACCCTGACCTCGATCGCCACGGCGATCGCCATCGTCCTCTCCGCGGAAGCATGGGCCGTCACCTACTACGTATCGCCGACCGGCAACGACGCCAGCGCAGGAACGTCCACCACCTCCGCCTGGCGCACGATCGACCGGGTCAATCAGCTCGGCACGGCTCTGAACGCCGGCGACCAGGTCCTCTTCCAACGGGGCGGCGTATACCGCGGCAAGCTCACCATCTCCGACAGCGGGGTGTCCGGCAATCCGATGGTGGTGGGCGCCTACGGTACCGGCGCCGATCCGGTGATCGCAGGAAGCGTGGCCGTTACCGGATGGACGGTGTACAGCGGCAACATCTGGCAGGCCACCGTGAGCCAGGATGTGAAGTACGTGTACTTCAACGGCACCCTGCAGAACCTGGCGCGCTACCCGAACACGGGCTGGCTGCGCACGGACAATGCGGCGAGCACGAGCACCGTGGACGCCGCCCTCACTCAAGGCAGCGGCTATTTCACCGGGGCCACGATGGTGCTGCGGACCACCAACTGGAGCTATGACACCGCACGCGTGACCGCGCACACGGGCACCACGCTCACGCACACGAGCACGGGCAACACCATGGGTGCCCAGCAATGGGGCTACTTCCTGCGGAACAAGCTCAGCCTGCTGGATGCCGCCGGCGAGTGGTTCTACGACAAGGCCACGGACAAGCTGTACATGTGGTGCCCGTCCAACGCCAACCCGAACAGCAACCTGGTGGAGGCGGCCGTGCTGGACAACGGCATCTACATGGGCTGGCAGCGCAACAACTGGCGCATCCAGAACATCCAGTTCAAGCATCACACGGACGCCTCCCTGCGCATGAGCGGCACCTACAACGTCGAAGTGGCCAATTGCTCGTTCAGCGACACCTACCAGACCATCCGCAGCACGGGTTCGCAGCAGAACTTCCATCACCTCACCATCACCCGCACGTATGGCACGGCGGTGCTGCTCCTGGACGACAACAGCACGTTCACCAACTGTTCCATCGCGGACGTGGCCCTGCAGCCCGGGCTTGGGGAGAGCAACTGGGGCTACTTCGGCATCCGCTCCACGGGCAGTGGCATGGTCTTCTCGGACAACATCGTCACCAACGTCGGCTACATCGGGATGGTGATCGAGCAGAACGCCCTGATCGAGCGCAACGTGGTGACCCAGCCCCTGGCGATCCTGAACGACGGCGGCGGCATCGCGATCGACAATGCGGATGGTCTCATCATGCGGAACAACCTGGTGATGAACATGGTGGGCAACACCGAAAGCGTCGCGCCGGAGCACACCAGCTTTTTCCCCATCTGCCACGGCATCTATTTCGGCAACATCAGCATCAAGAACACCCTGATCGAGAAGAACACCGTGGCCAACTGCGCCAGCAGCGGCATCCATGTGGATCATACCATGGTGAGCACGGGCAACCAGATCAAGGACAACGTGCTGTACAACAACGGGGTCCAGCTCTCCATCTCGGACTACAGCAACTACAACGGCCCCGGCGCGACCGCCCCCTACCATGTGCCTGCCTTCAACACGGTGTACTCCGGCAACACGATGTACTGCCTCACCAAGGACCAGTTGTGCATGAGCCAGCTGCACGTTTACAACGCCAACAGCTGGGTGGACTACGGGGCCTTCAGCAACAACTACTACTACAACCCCTTCAATGAGCTGAGCGTCGAGCTGTTCAACACCAGCGGTGGGGTGCGGAAGTTCTTCACGCTGGAGCGCTGGCAGACCGAGCGGGCGGAGGACGCGACCTCCATGCGCAGTCCGCTCCGCCAGAACGCGTGGAGCACCACCGCCGAGCTCACGGGCAACCTGGTGGTCAACGGCACCTTCACCAGCAACGTGACCGGTTGGGGCGGCTGGCCCACCAACGCCACGGCCACCCACGACATCACCCGGCTGGACAATGGCTGCCTGAAGGCCTACATCCCCAACAACAGCGTCTATTGGGAGTACAGCATCCAGAACCCGGACCAGTTCGCCATGACGAACGGCCAGTGGTACCGGATGCGCTTCAGCCTGCAGAGCACCGCCCACGGTGAGGTGTACGCCGGGGTGAAGGGCATGTCGCAGATGACCAGCGCGAACCAGATCTACGGTCGGGGCTTCCCCTTCAGTCCGGAGCGGCGCGAGGTGGAGTTCTACTTCCAGAGCAACCTGACGGATCAGGCGCTGGTGCGCTTCCTGAACCACTACACGGAGCCGCTGTACTATATGGACAACGTGCAGCTGCACCGCGTGAACGTGGCGGCCGTGGACCCCACAGTGGAGCACAAGCTGCTGGTGAACGAGCAGGCGACGGCACAGACCTTCACCCTCAGCGGCACGTGGAAGGACGTCACCGGCACCGTGCAGGCCTCGACCGTCACGCTGCAGCCGTACACCTCCAAGGTGGTATACCGCACCAGCACCACGGGCGGCACCACCGGCACGGTCGGCGCCAAGGTCTTCCTCGACGGACCGATGAACTACACGGCCGGCACCATGGCCACCACCTTGCGCACCCAAGGAGTGCTTCCGCAGGCCGAGCCCTATACCGCACTGGGGATCACGGTGGCCAATCCGGGTGCGACCGCTGCTTCCAGCGTCTGGAACGCCACGGGCAGCACGGCGGTGGTGGACTGGGTGGTGCTGGAGCTGCGGAACGCGGACGCCTCCTACTCGGTGGCCGAACGCCGGGCGGCCTTGCTCCGTGCCGACGGCAACGTGGTGGATGCCAGCGGAGGCACGCAGGTGACCTTCAGCACCACCACGGTGGGCAAGCGGCTGGTCATCCGCCATCGGAACCACCTGTCGGCCATGGTGAACAGCACCATCAGCTCGAACGGCCAGGTGATGGACTTCACGCTGACCAGTGTTGGGCTTTACGGAACCAACGCCATGCGGGTGAACGGCAGCGTGCGGGCCCTTTGGGCGGGCGATGTGTCGCGAAATGGCACGGTGAGCTACACCGGCTCGTCCAACGACCGCGACCCGGTGCTGGTGGCGGTGGGCAGCACGGTGCCGACGGCCACGGTGAGCGGCTACCGCATCGAGGACGTCAACCTGGACGGCATCGTGAAGTACGTCGGGAGCGGAAATGACCGCGACCACATCCTGACCACGGTGGGCGGCACGGTGCCCACGGCGGTGCGTGTGGCGCAGCTGCCGTAA
- a CDS encoding TonB-dependent receptor produces MPMQALIALNHLRPIIRGALLLLNLVMLVAPAAAQQRTQAVRGTVVDADTQLPLVGVNIVLEGATTPMATTTDQEGRFVLDHAPVGRITLRVFMLGYTEQTLANLLVNSAKELVLEVRLQEALNRLQEVVVNDDRRRGEVRNDMAMLSARMISVEETSRIAGGINDPARMVSVFPGVANDPTGNNTIIVRGNSPTGVLWRLEGMEVPNPNHFADDGSTGGPINVLNSDVVANSEFYTGAFSAEYGNVTSAVFDMRLRDGNDRRREHTFKVGVLGTDLTTEGPLPGLKGGSYLANYRYSTLSLLDAAGIVDYQGVPNYTDAAFKLKFPRTKAGTFTVFGVGGRSSIRQRDEGVTGDTLFAESTFGSRVGVVAVTHTASMGDHNYLYSTVSLSGNGSGTVYNEAGSMGETPLELRHEDDLARWTIRAASTLNTRISSAHRLRTGIIVSLDRFRMYANSYDREQDRMNVELDQRGAATTVQAFASWKWRWSEAWSLTSGVHVLHFGLTGRTSVEPRAAVRYQQSPARAFTVGGGLHGRRMSLMDHLAWSTDAEGERTQPNRDLRFSKAAHAVLGYEQHLAEDVQVKAELYYQYLYEQPVEDRVGSAFWLGNSEAWYTTKDLVNEGIGRNMGAEVSVEKFFTRGWHALATATVFESRYRAMDGTWYNARFGLGVVGNVLAGKEWKVSATKDKVILTGVRYSVQGGQWRTPIDLEASIVAGQQQEGSPAMGVKGRPIHKVDMVLAYRIGRAKVSHELKVDVQNVLNARTPVQEYYDQRTRTIRSVDQLAILPVLQYTLRF; encoded by the coding sequence ATGCCGATGCAAGCCTTGATCGCCCTGAACCACCTGCGTCCGATCATCCGCGGAGCGCTTCTTCTGCTGAACCTTGTGATGCTCGTCGCTCCGGCGGCGGCGCAACAACGGACCCAGGCCGTGCGCGGCACCGTGGTGGACGCCGACACCCAGCTTCCCTTGGTCGGTGTGAACATCGTGCTCGAAGGTGCCACTACGCCGATGGCCACCACCACGGACCAGGAGGGTCGATTCGTCCTGGACCACGCCCCGGTGGGGCGGATCACCCTGCGCGTGTTCATGCTCGGCTACACCGAACAGACCCTCGCGAACCTGCTGGTGAACAGCGCCAAGGAACTCGTGCTCGAGGTCCGTTTGCAGGAAGCGCTCAACCGCTTGCAGGAGGTGGTGGTGAACGATGACAGGCGCCGCGGCGAGGTGCGCAACGACATGGCGATGCTGAGCGCCCGGATGATCTCTGTGGAGGAGACCTCGCGCATCGCGGGCGGCATCAACGATCCCGCGCGCATGGTGAGCGTGTTCCCCGGCGTGGCCAACGATCCCACGGGGAACAACACGATCATCGTACGGGGCAACTCGCCGACCGGTGTCCTCTGGCGCCTGGAGGGGATGGAGGTCCCGAACCCGAATCACTTCGCCGATGATGGCAGCACCGGTGGGCCCATCAACGTGCTCAACAGCGATGTGGTCGCCAACAGCGAGTTCTACACGGGGGCCTTCTCCGCTGAATACGGCAACGTGACGAGCGCCGTGTTCGACATGCGGCTGCGCGATGGCAACGACAGGCGGCGCGAACACACGTTCAAGGTGGGCGTGCTCGGCACGGACCTCACCACCGAGGGGCCGCTGCCCGGGTTGAAGGGCGGTTCGTACCTGGCCAACTACCGGTACAGCACCCTCTCATTGCTGGACGCTGCGGGCATCGTGGACTACCAGGGTGTGCCCAACTACACCGATGCCGCGTTCAAGCTGAAGTTCCCCCGGACGAAGGCGGGCACCTTCACGGTGTTCGGCGTCGGCGGACGCAGCAGCATCCGGCAGCGCGATGAAGGCGTCACGGGCGACACCTTGTTCGCGGAGAGCACCTTCGGGTCGCGCGTGGGCGTGGTGGCCGTGACGCACACCGCCTCCATGGGCGACCACAACTACCTGTACAGCACCGTGAGCCTGAGCGGGAACGGAAGCGGAACGGTGTACAACGAGGCCGGGTCGATGGGGGAGACCCCGTTGGAGCTCCGGCATGAGGATGACCTGGCCCGCTGGACCATCCGCGCCGCCAGTACGCTCAACACCCGGATCTCGTCGGCGCACCGGCTGCGGACGGGGATCATCGTATCGCTGGACCGGTTCCGGATGTACGCCAACAGTTACGACCGGGAGCAGGACCGGATGAACGTGGAGCTGGACCAGCGGGGCGCGGCCACCACCGTGCAGGCCTTCGCGAGCTGGAAATGGCGGTGGAGCGAGGCCTGGAGCCTCACCAGCGGAGTGCATGTGCTGCACTTCGGCCTCACCGGCCGCACCAGCGTGGAACCCCGAGCGGCCGTTCGGTACCAGCAGAGCCCTGCACGGGCTTTCACCGTGGGGGGAGGGCTCCATGGCCGCCGGATGAGCCTCATGGACCACCTGGCCTGGAGCACCGATGCCGAAGGTGAACGGACCCAGCCCAACCGGGACCTGCGCTTCTCCAAGGCCGCCCACGCGGTGCTGGGGTATGAGCAGCATCTGGCGGAGGACGTGCAGGTGAAGGCGGAACTGTACTACCAATATCTCTACGAACAGCCCGTGGAGGATCGCGTGGGCAGTGCCTTCTGGCTGGGCAACAGCGAGGCGTGGTACACCACGAAGGACCTGGTCAATGAAGGCATCGGCCGCAACATGGGGGCCGAGGTGAGCGTGGAGAAGTTCTTCACCCGGGGCTGGCATGCCCTGGCCACGGCCACCGTGTTCGAGAGCCGCTACAGGGCCATGGACGGCACCTGGTACAACGCACGCTTCGGCCTCGGTGTCGTCGGGAACGTGCTCGCCGGCAAGGAATGGAAGGTGTCGGCCACCAAGGACAAGGTGATCCTCACCGGTGTCCGCTACAGCGTGCAGGGCGGGCAATGGCGCACCCCGATCGACCTGGAGGCCAGCATCGTGGCCGGCCAACAGCAGGAAGGCTCACCGGCCATGGGCGTGAAGGGCCGACCCATCCACAAGGTGGACATGGTGCTGGCCTACCGCATCGGGCGGGCGAAGGTGAGCCACGAACTGAAGGTCGATGTGCAGAACGTGCTCAATGCCCGCACCCCGGTGCAGGAGTATTACGACCAACGCACCCGAACGATCCGGAGCGTGGACCAGCTGGCCATCCTGCCGGTGCTCCAGTACACGCTGCGGTTCTGA
- a CDS encoding protein BatD, translated as MMRRVVPLLLSVLVWPLLVAAQEITFDARVDRSTFEVGASIRLTITLANAQGSFSNPDLGGLTVVQGPFESSSFNYVNGRMSSTVSRTYVITATRPGSYTIGPASARVGGGTLQTQPITVKVEKGSGATSDRLLNDGQQRDRDLFVTISLSKSKVHVGEQVVATYTLFSRYPNLELSKYDLPALNGFWAEEIDQGETTWEDQLRTVNGLQYRVAVLKKQLLFPQRAGSLKIEPLRITCVVNRSFFNRGSQVEAMSNATELQVLPLPPNAPPGMQGAVGTFTFSGALDRDQLRADEALDLTLTVNGSGNLKLIEAPALDLPPDVERYDPKINDRIGISGSGMSGTRSFTYLLIPRHAGDLVLGPFELSYFDAEADAYRTVQAGPFTVRVAPGNGGGQAQLLRPSKADVEVLDTDIRFLRTGDLDLRPAGHHLLGSWAWWSGMVAPVLAFAVFAVWRRREDRLAADPAGRRRREADKVARRRFKDAHDALQRDAREPFYTAMNKALHGYLADRFGLGAAELNAAALESALGERPDAAALARQATDLIATCDMARYAPLEVKPRQALYEEAITLVQRLERP; from the coding sequence CTGGTCTGGCCGCTGCTCGTGGCCGCCCAGGAGATCACCTTCGACGCCCGTGTGGACCGCAGCACCTTCGAGGTGGGCGCGTCGATCCGCCTCACCATCACGCTGGCCAACGCACAGGGCAGCTTCTCCAACCCTGATCTGGGCGGTCTCACCGTGGTGCAGGGGCCCTTCGAGAGCAGCAGCTTCAACTACGTGAACGGACGGATGAGCAGCACAGTGAGCCGCACCTATGTGATCACCGCGACACGACCGGGCAGCTACACCATCGGTCCTGCATCCGCCCGTGTGGGCGGTGGCACCCTGCAGACCCAGCCCATCACCGTGAAGGTGGAGAAAGGCTCCGGCGCCACCAGCGACCGGCTGCTCAACGATGGCCAGCAACGCGACCGTGACCTATTCGTCACCATCAGCCTCAGCAAGTCCAAGGTGCATGTGGGCGAACAGGTGGTGGCGACTTACACGCTCTTCTCGCGCTACCCCAATCTGGAGTTGAGCAAGTACGACCTGCCTGCGTTGAACGGCTTCTGGGCCGAGGAGATCGACCAAGGCGAGACCACCTGGGAGGACCAGTTGCGCACGGTGAACGGCCTGCAGTACCGTGTGGCCGTGCTGAAGAAGCAGCTCCTCTTCCCGCAGCGCGCCGGCAGCCTGAAGATCGAACCGCTGCGCATCACCTGCGTCGTCAACCGCTCCTTCTTCAACCGCGGCAGTCAGGTGGAGGCCATGAGCAACGCCACCGAGCTCCAGGTGCTGCCCCTGCCGCCGAACGCCCCACCGGGCATGCAGGGCGCCGTGGGCACCTTCACCTTCTCCGGCGCGCTGGACCGCGACCAGTTGCGCGCCGATGAAGCGCTGGATCTCACCCTCACGGTGAACGGCAGCGGCAACCTGAAGCTGATCGAGGCGCCCGCGCTGGACCTGCCGCCGGACGTGGAGCGCTACGACCCGAAGATCAACGACCGGATCGGCATCAGCGGAAGCGGGATGAGCGGCACCCGCAGCTTCACCTACCTGCTGATCCCCCGACACGCCGGTGACCTGGTGCTGGGCCCCTTCGAGCTTTCCTACTTCGACGCAGAGGCCGATGCGTACCGCACCGTGCAGGCCGGTCCGTTCACCGTGCGCGTGGCCCCGGGCAACGGCGGTGGGCAGGCCCAGTTGTTACGCCCCAGCAAGGCCGACGTGGAGGTGCTGGATACCGACATCCGCTTCCTGCGCACCGGCGACCTGGACCTGCGCCCGGCGGGCCATCACCTGCTCGGCTCCTGGGCCTGGTGGTCGGGCATGGTGGCCCCGGTGCTGGCCTTCGCGGTGTTCGCGGTGTGGCGCCGGCGCGAGGACCGGTTGGCGGCCGACCCGGCGGGCCGCCGCCGCCGCGAGGCCGACAAGGTGGCGCGGCGTCGCTTCAAGGATGCGCACGACGCCTTGCAGCGCGATGCCCGAGAGCCCTTCTACACCGCGATGAACAAAGCGCTGCACGGCTACCTCGCCGACCGCTTCGGGCTGGGTGCCGCCGAGCTGAACGCGGCCGCCCTTGAAAGCGCCCTCGGCGAGCGGCCCGATGCCGCTGCGCTCGCCCGCCAAGCCACGGACCTCATCGCCACCTGCGACATGGCGCGCTACGCCCCGCTGGAGGTGAAGCCCCGGCAGGCCCTGTACGAGGAGGCCATCACCCTGGTGCAACGCCTCGAACGCCCCTGA
- a CDS encoding PIN domain-containing protein — translation MSSSIKDQCIRLRSEYRMKLADALIGATAISLGLPLITADKGFKRLDHELHVIVLDPTTK, via the coding sequence ATGAGCAGCTCCATCAAGGACCAATGCATCCGCCTCCGCAGCGAGTACCGGATGAAACTCGCCGATGCTTTGATCGGTGCCACCGCCATCTCGCTGGGACTTCCGTTGATCACGGCCGACAAGGGCTTCAAGCGCTTGGACCATGAACTGCACGTAATCGTGCTAGACCCGACAACCAAGTAG
- a CDS encoding C40 family peptidase → MPSVICPLSIVPVRKDPSDRAEMVTQWLFGETAEVLERTEKWSRLCFDHDGYEGWVDNKQLLPCDKPNTEPDLRVIDTTSIVDLGERQVMLPYGAVLPFFKEASILFQGHRVPVNAVTNTLDGSGDRGELVETYMHPFLGAPYLWGGRTPWGVDCSGFTQALFMFMGIYLPRDAHQQAEEGDPVEFVELAEPGDLAFFDNEDGRIIHVGIVLSDRRIVHASGRVRIDALDQQGIFNGEEKRYTHKLRLVKRVA, encoded by the coding sequence ATGCCCTCCGTCATCTGCCCCCTGTCCATCGTCCCGGTCCGCAAGGACCCGAGCGACCGCGCCGAGATGGTGACCCAATGGCTTTTCGGTGAAACGGCCGAGGTGCTGGAGCGCACGGAGAAATGGAGCCGCCTCTGCTTCGACCACGACGGGTACGAAGGCTGGGTGGATAACAAGCAGCTCCTTCCCTGCGACAAGCCCAACACCGAGCCCGACCTGCGGGTGATCGACACCACATCCATCGTCGACCTGGGCGAACGGCAGGTGATGCTACCGTACGGAGCGGTCCTCCCCTTCTTCAAGGAGGCGAGCATCCTGTTCCAAGGCCATCGCGTACCGGTGAACGCCGTGACCAACACCCTCGACGGCAGCGGCGACCGCGGCGAACTGGTGGAGACCTACATGCACCCTTTCCTGGGCGCGCCTTACCTCTGGGGCGGACGCACGCCGTGGGGCGTGGACTGCAGCGGCTTCACCCAGGCCCTCTTCATGTTCATGGGCATCTACCTGCCGCGCGATGCCCACCAGCAGGCCGAGGAGGGCGACCCGGTGGAGTTCGTGGAGCTCGCGGAGCCCGGCGACCTGGCCTTCTTCGACAACGAGGACGGGCGCATCATCCATGTGGGCATCGTGCTCAGCGACCGGCGTATCGTGCACGCCAGTGGCCGCGTGCGGATCGATGCGCTCGATCAACAGGGCATCTTCAACGGCGAGGAGAAGCGATACACGCACAAGCTCCGCCTGGTGAAACGTGTGGCGTGA